The following are encoded together in the Capsulimonas corticalis genome:
- a CDS encoding GntR family transcriptional regulator yields the protein MQIHISTEDGTPIYLQIVNQIKYLAASGRLETGEEMPPIRVLAEQLLVTPNTVARAYRELEMAGVVEKRRTAGTYVSDAGSRLAHHEQWKILTQRVDVLLAEATQMNVGVEQVLELVKERSAAMRPMDDGAEKVSKEK from the coding sequence ATGCAGATCCATATCTCAACCGAAGACGGGACGCCGATCTATTTGCAGATCGTGAATCAGATCAAGTATCTGGCCGCTTCGGGACGTCTGGAGACCGGCGAGGAGATGCCTCCGATCCGCGTGCTCGCGGAGCAGCTTCTGGTGACGCCGAACACGGTGGCGCGGGCGTACCGGGAGCTGGAGATGGCGGGCGTGGTGGAGAAGCGGCGTACGGCGGGGACGTATGTTTCCGACGCCGGATCGCGGCTCGCGCATCACGAGCAGTGGAAGATCCTGACGCAGCGCGTGGATGTTTTGCTCGCGGAGGCGACCCAGATGAATGTCGGCGTGGAGCAAGTGCTGGAGCTGGTGAAAGAGCGCAGCGCCGCGATGCGGCCGATGGATGACGGCGCAGAGAAAGTTTCCAAGGAGAAGTGA
- a CDS encoding DUF3466 family protein, translated as MTVSACGLAAMLLGGQASYAQNYTIKDLGVLGTTRFSIPHSINQNGLVVGESDWVGGGAGKAFLYQNGVMSDLSTAGSLKSIAYSINTTGQIVGYIEDSSGNTHPTLWQNGSAVTLNYPGFAQAINYAGAIAGIYVDSGNINHASLWTPTSPNGVTGSVRSITTGNGSANAVNHFYQVAGSFSVGSATHAFLWDATHGLKDLGDIGGFGQAYATGVSYSGSVTGSFVGPVGGGNTGFHAFVWKPTSANGVTGSVQDLGIGQAASINSSGQIVGVSSNAAALWQNGVLTNLNTAIPAGSGWTLYEADAISDVGQIVGAGSLNGGMSHAFLLTPTH; from the coding sequence ATGACAGTGTCCGCATGCGGCCTCGCCGCCATGCTGCTTGGCGGCCAAGCGTCTTACGCTCAGAATTACACGATCAAAGACCTGGGCGTGCTGGGAACAACGAGGTTCAGTATCCCGCACAGCATCAACCAGAATGGCCTTGTCGTGGGAGAATCGGATTGGGTCGGAGGCGGCGCCGGCAAGGCGTTCCTCTATCAAAACGGCGTTATGAGCGATCTCAGCACTGCCGGCAGTTTGAAGAGCATCGCCTACAGCATCAACACCACAGGACAGATTGTTGGCTACATTGAAGATTCGTCGGGCAATACGCATCCGACGCTCTGGCAGAATGGGAGCGCCGTCACACTCAACTACCCGGGCTTCGCGCAGGCGATCAATTACGCGGGCGCCATCGCCGGGATCTATGTGGACAGCGGCAATATCAATCACGCTTCGCTCTGGACGCCGACTTCGCCCAATGGCGTCACCGGCTCGGTGCGCTCCATCACCACGGGCAACGGATCCGCCAACGCCGTCAACCACTTCTATCAAGTGGCGGGAAGCTTCTCGGTCGGCAGCGCGACCCACGCGTTTCTCTGGGACGCCACGCACGGACTGAAGGACCTGGGCGATATCGGCGGCTTCGGCCAGGCGTATGCGACCGGCGTGAGTTACAGCGGCTCCGTGACGGGGAGTTTTGTCGGACCGGTCGGCGGCGGCAACACGGGCTTCCACGCCTTTGTCTGGAAGCCGACATCGGCGAACGGCGTCACCGGCTCCGTACAGGACCTGGGAATCGGCCAGGCCGCCAGCATCAACAGCTCCGGCCAGATCGTCGGCGTATCGTCGAACGCCGCCGCGCTCTGGCAAAACGGCGTCCTGACGAATCTCAACACCGCCATTCCCGCCGGTTCCGGATGGACGCTGTATGAAGCCGACGCCATCAGCGATGTCGGCCAGATCGTCGGCGCCGGCAGCCTGAACGGCGGAATGTCGCACGCCTTTCTCCTCACCCCCACGCACTAA
- a CDS encoding ABC transporter ATP-binding protein: MTTNRINPPHDGGVPVVEIRNLTRRFGPKVALDDVSLTVPAGVVFGLVGENGAGKTTLIKHVLGLLKAQEGSVRIFGKDPVEDPVGVLSRIGYLAEETSLPGWMTVHELMRYTQAFYPTWDEAFAEQLRGEFGLDVRATVKNLSKGQRARAGLLAALSYRPDLLLLDEPSSGLDPIVRRDILGAIIRTIADEGRTVLFSSHLLSEVERVSDYVAMVRGGKIVFADALDTIKETHFKATLQFAEARKTAPQIPGVLHWEGLGGEWTAGREWTAVCHGRPAEIAAAAVLHGARMVAHSPASLDDIFVARVGAKIAVAQED, translated from the coding sequence ATGACTACCAATCGCATCAATCCGCCCCATGACGGCGGCGTCCCTGTCGTGGAGATCCGCAATCTGACGCGCCGCTTCGGCCCGAAGGTCGCGCTGGACGATGTGAGCCTGACGGTCCCCGCCGGCGTCGTCTTTGGCCTGGTCGGCGAGAACGGCGCGGGAAAGACGACGCTGATCAAGCATGTCCTCGGGCTGCTCAAGGCGCAGGAGGGATCGGTGCGTATCTTCGGCAAGGACCCGGTGGAGGATCCGGTCGGGGTGCTGTCGCGCATCGGCTATCTCGCGGAGGAAACGAGCCTGCCCGGCTGGATGACGGTGCATGAGCTCATGCGCTACACGCAGGCGTTCTACCCGACCTGGGACGAAGCGTTCGCGGAGCAATTGCGCGGCGAGTTCGGTCTTGACGTCCGCGCCACGGTGAAGAACCTCTCCAAAGGACAGCGCGCCCGCGCCGGCCTGCTGGCGGCGCTCTCCTACCGGCCCGATCTGCTGCTGCTCGACGAACCGTCGTCGGGCCTCGATCCGATCGTCCGGCGCGATATCCTGGGCGCGATCATCCGCACGATCGCCGACGAGGGGCGCACGGTGCTGTTCTCCTCGCATCTGCTGAGCGAAGTCGAGCGCGTTTCGGATTACGTCGCAATGGTGCGCGGCGGCAAAATCGTGTTCGCCGACGCATTGGACACGATCAAGGAAACGCACTTCAAAGCCACGCTGCAGTTCGCCGAAGCGCGCAAGACGGCTCCGCAGATCCCCGGCGTGCTGCACTGGGAAGGCCTGGGCGGCGAATGGACCGCCGGCCGCGAGTGGACCGCCGTCTGCCACGGCCGCCCCGCCGAGATCGCCGCCGCCGCCGTATTGCACGGCGCCCGCATGGTCGCGCACTCGCCCGCCTCGCTCGACGATATCTTTGTGGCCCGCGTCGGCGCCAAGATCGCGGTCGCGCAGGAGGATTGA
- a CDS encoding carbohydrate binding family 9 domain-containing protein: protein MGALIGAIALLVCAAAHAEPAKYERATSSFPVARCDTPPKIDGALDDPCWTTASSTGGFYRFASSSPVAEMTEAWACADGRNLYVAFHCHDSQPGRIRADETQRDGDLSKDDRIGVEIDSQGTQRGYSTFVLSACGTQFESMENGNTDNIAWAGDWQGAVQKTSDGWTAEFAIPYALLKYPRDARSVRLMLFRNLARETNRTVWPGVPLSVTDPWHDTLYMQPCDGLSMPYFAPRPVILPYIRAGIGQTAGVATGVDVKYPLSTTLTGVAAYKPDFQTIEQSVSDVNFSYTQKYVNDHRPFFVEGANYMPDSDLLYTPQIANVDTGVKVVGKNGPYEIGALHTESGGPGGQEASVISIGREIGVTNNIGLNFARGNQPGEAFSNVGRLTGGYNWKNGSTNYNAFTQLTGSWRDSSWRGQQQFFDFSMNPKDGKPGFDIYHSLFGADFYSELGYLPELNRKGDGLSIYQDNRFDKGALESYHASTYIDSWQHETGGFFHNYQNGFMDLHYRSGIGFHVGYSHQIRQQDSSTLYRDHIMERRFWWGEKTLLQGGRIQYDSGTQAGQSYAYAVLAQGVRFSRVFSSQLLFNRLDLGGAIQTQTVVSGVYHLKNERSIGGRLVSQDRDTNVYLSFNQKTRGGTDIYVLLGDPNRRTTAAGMTFKLVRAL, encoded by the coding sequence ATGGGCGCACTGATTGGCGCCATTGCTCTATTGGTCTGCGCGGCGGCGCACGCCGAGCCGGCGAAGTACGAGCGCGCCACCAGTTCGTTCCCCGTGGCGCGTTGCGATACTCCCCCCAAAATTGATGGCGCGCTCGACGATCCCTGCTGGACCACGGCATCCTCCACCGGCGGCTTTTACCGGTTCGCGAGTTCATCGCCGGTCGCGGAGATGACGGAGGCGTGGGCCTGCGCGGACGGCCGAAACCTCTATGTCGCCTTTCACTGCCACGATTCCCAGCCGGGCCGGATTCGCGCGGATGAGACGCAGCGTGACGGCGATCTATCCAAGGACGATCGGATCGGCGTCGAGATCGACAGCCAGGGAACACAGCGCGGCTACTCAACCTTTGTTCTGTCGGCGTGCGGAACGCAGTTCGAATCGATGGAGAACGGGAATACGGACAATATCGCCTGGGCCGGAGACTGGCAGGGGGCCGTCCAGAAAACCAGCGACGGTTGGACGGCGGAGTTCGCGATTCCCTACGCCCTGTTGAAGTACCCGCGTGACGCGCGCTCGGTGCGATTGATGCTGTTCCGTAACCTGGCGCGCGAAACCAATCGCACGGTCTGGCCCGGCGTCCCGCTGTCGGTGACGGATCCCTGGCACGACACGCTGTACATGCAGCCGTGCGACGGTCTGTCCATGCCCTACTTCGCCCCGCGCCCGGTGATCCTGCCCTATATCCGCGCCGGGATCGGCCAGACCGCTGGCGTGGCGACCGGCGTGGACGTCAAATATCCTCTCAGCACCACCTTGACCGGCGTCGCCGCCTACAAGCCCGATTTCCAGACCATCGAACAAAGCGTCTCGGACGTCAACTTCTCCTACACGCAAAAGTATGTCAACGACCACCGGCCTTTTTTCGTCGAAGGCGCCAACTACATGCCCGACAGCGATCTGCTCTACACGCCGCAAATCGCCAACGTGGATACGGGAGTAAAAGTCGTCGGGAAAAACGGACCTTATGAAATCGGCGCGCTCCATACGGAATCGGGAGGTCCGGGCGGACAGGAGGCGTCCGTCATTTCGATCGGCCGTGAAATCGGCGTCACCAACAACATCGGCCTGAACTTCGCGCGGGGCAATCAGCCGGGCGAGGCCTTCAGTAATGTCGGCCGGCTGACCGGCGGATACAACTGGAAAAACGGCTCGACCAACTACAACGCCTTTACACAGCTGACCGGCTCCTGGCGGGACAGTTCATGGCGCGGGCAGCAGCAGTTTTTCGATTTCTCGATGAATCCGAAGGACGGCAAGCCGGGCTTCGACATATACCATTCGCTGTTCGGCGCCGATTTCTACAGTGAGCTCGGATACCTTCCCGAGCTGAACCGCAAAGGCGACGGGCTGAGTATCTACCAGGACAACCGCTTCGACAAAGGCGCGCTGGAGAGCTACCACGCCAGCACCTATATCGACTCCTGGCAGCATGAGACGGGCGGTTTCTTCCACAACTATCAGAACGGCTTCATGGATCTGCATTACCGGTCGGGCATTGGCTTCCACGTGGGTTACTCGCACCAAATACGGCAGCAGGACTCCAGTACGCTCTACCGGGACCACATCATGGAGCGCAGGTTCTGGTGGGGCGAAAAGACGCTGCTGCAAGGGGGCCGGATCCAGTACGACTCCGGCACGCAGGCCGGCCAGAGTTACGCCTACGCGGTGCTCGCCCAGGGCGTTCGCTTCTCGCGGGTCTTTTCCAGCCAGCTGCTGTTCAACCGTCTCGACCTGGGCGGAGCGATCCAGACTCAGACGGTTGTTTCGGGCGTATATCACCTCAAGAATGAACGCTCCATCGGCGGCCGCCTCGTGTCTCAGGATCGCGACACCAACGTCTATCTCTCGTTCAACCAGAAAACACGCGGCGGCACGGACATCTACGTCCTCCTGGGCGATCCCAACCGCCGCACAACCGCCGCCGGGATGACGTTCAAGCTCGTGCGAGCGCTATAA
- a CDS encoding alpha/beta hydrolase has product MIVFALVAMAALSAAPAFCGGAGPVKIARDISYIAGGDPKYNTLDIYSPAGQTGRPVIVFIHGGGWRNGDKDMAANNKGADFALQGYIFVSINYRLVPAVHFPDFAVDCAQAVAWVHEHIADYGGDPDHLFVMGHSAGAHLAALISTDPKYLTDAGTSTKILSGCVLLDSAGYDLSRGAPADLITRRIYLNAFGSDPAVRRDASPIAHISTNHAIPPFLIFYVATRDTSRAQSEMMQKALKDAHVSVEVKPAYDKTHRTLNTGLGTDGDIPTEQVLAFLAGH; this is encoded by the coding sequence ATGATTGTTTTCGCGCTGGTCGCGATGGCGGCGCTGTCCGCCGCGCCCGCATTTTGCGGCGGCGCGGGGCCGGTGAAGATCGCGCGGGATATTTCCTACATCGCTGGGGGAGATCCCAAATATAACACGCTGGATATTTACTCTCCGGCGGGGCAGACAGGGCGGCCGGTGATCGTGTTCATTCACGGGGGCGGCTGGCGCAACGGCGACAAGGATATGGCGGCAAACAACAAGGGAGCGGATTTCGCCCTCCAGGGATACATCTTTGTCAGCATCAATTACCGGCTTGTGCCGGCCGTGCATTTTCCCGATTTCGCCGTCGACTGCGCGCAGGCGGTGGCCTGGGTCCACGAGCACATCGCGGATTACGGCGGCGACCCGGACCATCTCTTTGTGATGGGGCACTCGGCGGGGGCGCATCTGGCGGCGCTTATCAGCACCGATCCCAAGTATCTGACGGACGCCGGGACATCGACGAAGATCCTGAGCGGCTGCGTCTTGCTCGACTCCGCAGGCTACGACCTGAGCCGGGGCGCGCCCGCCGACCTGATCACTCGCCGCATCTACCTCAACGCCTTCGGCTCCGATCCCGCCGTGCGCAGGGACGCCTCGCCGATCGCGCACATCTCCACCAACCACGCCATCCCGCCGTTTCTGATCTTTTACGTCGCCACCCGGGACACATCCAGGGCGCAGTCCGAAATGATGCAGAAGGCGCTTAAGGACGCGCATGTTTCCGTTGAAGTGAAACCGGCGTACGACAAGACGCACCGGACGCTGAACACCGGGCTTGGGACGGACGGCGATATCCCCACCGAGCAAGTCCTGGCGTTTCTCGCCGGCCACTGA
- a CDS encoding prepilin-type N-terminal cleavage/methylation domain-containing protein, with amino-acid sequence MNGNTAQRSGARAFTLIELLVVIAIIAILASILFPVFAKVRAQARKIACLSNEKQIGLGILQYVQDNDEKFPSSDWFNHAHCDLTTAGCGKFRPDNGLLTYADAIYPYVKSTQVFQCPNHPKDALGYGLNTFLTPVANPSAFMTATGWYRDEGFNYKYVATIAQINEPSNRIMIGELASGNGAGDAGPWYNTLYQDNFNTLAAGQNGFCNYVFCDGHAKSMKVKATIWPKFLWNAVDDWNLQGNNTSMVAIPSGTLSYAGNEAGAQALYNGAFDPKNTDL; translated from the coding sequence ATGAACGGCAACACTGCTCAGCGCTCGGGCGCACGAGCTTTTACACTTATCGAATTACTCGTTGTTATCGCTATCATCGCGATACTTGCATCAATCCTGTTCCCGGTCTTCGCCAAGGTCCGAGCGCAGGCGCGGAAGATCGCCTGTCTGTCCAATGAAAAGCAGATCGGGCTTGGAATTCTTCAATATGTACAGGACAATGATGAGAAATTTCCGTCCAGCGACTGGTTCAATCACGCGCACTGTGATTTAACAACAGCGGGATGTGGGAAGTTTCGCCCGGATAACGGCCTCCTGACCTATGCCGACGCCATCTACCCCTATGTCAAGAGCACCCAGGTCTTTCAGTGTCCCAATCACCCGAAAGACGCTCTCGGCTACGGTTTGAACACGTTCCTGACTCCTGTCGCTAACCCGTCCGCCTTTATGACGGCGACGGGCTGGTATCGGGATGAAGGTTTTAACTATAAATATGTCGCCACAATCGCGCAAATTAATGAACCTTCGAATCGCATTATGATTGGTGAGCTGGCAAGCGGAAACGGCGCCGGCGACGCCGGGCCTTGGTACAACACACTCTATCAAGACAATTTCAATACTTTAGCGGCCGGGCAGAACGGTTTCTGCAACTATGTGTTCTGCGACGGTCACGCGAAGTCCATGAAAGTGAAGGCGACGATCTGGCCGAAATTCCTGTGGAACGCCGTGGACGACTGGAATTTGCAGGGCAACAACACATCCATGGTCGCCATCCCGAGCGGAACGTTGTCGTACGCCGGAAATGAAGCGGGGGCTCAGGCCCTTTATAACGGCGCGTTCGATCCCAAAAACACGGATTTGTAA
- a CDS encoding ATP-binding cassette domain-containing protein, protein MSQEYISIRGARENNLKDVSLRIPKRKITIFTGVSGSGKSSIVFDTVAAEARRQLNETFSTFVRNFLPRYAQPDADAIENLSMAIVVDQKHLGGGSSSTVGTITDIYSVLRLLFSRVGQPFAGYSNAFSFNDPQGMCPECNGIGRKIGVDLDKFLDTSKSLSSGAILYPEYSVESWGWNILIQSGLFDNDKALDDYSEEEMDRLLHGKPYKVKMDFAGKSVNLTSEGIVDKFSRKYITGDVKSYSERTQKSVEPYMTYGPCTLCKGARLSQAALGCKIDGYNIAQLAAMEVDELIEVIRAIENPIAAPMVASLVERLQHMIDIGLEYLSLSRETDTLSGGESQRIKMVKHLGSSLVDVTYVFDEPSIGMHPRDVHRLNELLQKLRDKGNTVIVVEHDPDVIKVADHVVDVGPFAGTRGGTIVFEGSYADLRNADTLTGRHMKQSTPIKSSWRAAKGKLSITNARANNLHDVSVDIPTGVLTVVTGVAGSGKSSLIHQSFLRQHPDVIVIDQSPVGVSSRSNPATYTGILDEVRKTFAKVNKVSPSLFSFNSKGACENCQGLGVVYTDLAYMDEVKTPCEICGGKRFKDEVLTYKFHDKSISDVLNMPVREALEFFDAKEVAKDVMRKLQALSDVGLDYLTLGQPLSTLSGGECQRIKLASELHKKGSVYVMDEPTTGLHMSDIGHLLAIINRLADAGNTVIIIEHNLAVIKNADWIIDMGPEGGSKGGRVMFEGTPQQLLDCKQSLTSAYLRD, encoded by the coding sequence TTGTCTCAGGAATACATTTCGATACGCGGCGCACGCGAAAACAATCTGAAAGACGTATCGCTGCGCATTCCAAAGCGCAAGATCACGATCTTTACCGGCGTGTCCGGCTCGGGGAAATCGTCCATCGTCTTTGATACCGTCGCCGCCGAAGCGCGCCGCCAGCTAAACGAGACCTTCAGCACGTTCGTCCGCAACTTCCTGCCGCGCTATGCGCAGCCGGACGCCGACGCAATCGAAAATCTGAGCATGGCCATCGTGGTCGATCAGAAGCATCTTGGCGGCGGCTCCAGCTCGACGGTGGGGACGATTACCGATATCTACTCCGTGTTGCGGCTGCTGTTCTCGCGCGTCGGCCAGCCGTTCGCGGGCTATTCCAACGCATTTTCGTTCAACGACCCACAGGGCATGTGTCCGGAGTGCAACGGCATTGGCCGCAAGATCGGCGTCGATCTCGATAAGTTCCTCGACACATCCAAATCTCTGAGCAGCGGGGCGATCCTGTACCCGGAATATTCCGTGGAAAGCTGGGGGTGGAACATCCTGATCCAGTCGGGACTGTTCGACAACGATAAAGCGCTGGATGACTACAGCGAAGAAGAGATGGACCGCCTCCTCCACGGCAAACCCTACAAAGTCAAGATGGACTTCGCCGGCAAATCCGTCAACCTGACCTCGGAAGGCATCGTCGATAAGTTCAGCCGCAAGTACATCACGGGCGACGTAAAAAGCTACTCCGAGCGCACGCAAAAATCGGTCGAGCCCTACATGACTTACGGCCCATGCACTCTTTGTAAGGGCGCGCGGCTCAGCCAGGCGGCGCTCGGCTGCAAGATCGATGGTTACAACATCGCTCAGCTGGCGGCGATGGAAGTCGACGAGCTGATCGAGGTCATCCGGGCGATCGAAAACCCGATCGCCGCGCCGATGGTCGCCTCACTGGTCGAGCGGCTCCAGCATATGATCGATATCGGCCTGGAATATCTCAGCCTGAGCCGTGAAACCGATACGCTGTCGGGCGGCGAGTCGCAGCGCATCAAAATGGTCAAACACCTGGGCAGCAGCCTGGTGGATGTGACTTACGTCTTTGACGAGCCCAGCATCGGAATGCACCCGCGCGACGTACACCGCCTGAATGAACTCCTGCAAAAGCTGCGCGATAAAGGCAACACCGTGATCGTGGTGGAGCATGATCCCGACGTCATCAAAGTCGCCGATCACGTGGTGGATGTCGGACCATTCGCTGGAACGCGCGGCGGGACAATCGTCTTCGAGGGCAGTTACGCGGACCTGCGGAACGCCGACACCCTGACGGGCCGGCACATGAAGCAATCGACGCCGATCAAATCGAGCTGGCGCGCGGCCAAGGGCAAGCTTTCCATCACCAACGCCAGAGCCAATAACCTGCATGATGTCAGCGTCGATATCCCGACAGGCGTCCTGACCGTGGTCACGGGCGTCGCCGGGTCCGGCAAAAGCTCGCTCATCCACCAGTCCTTTCTGCGGCAGCATCCCGACGTGATTGTGATTGACCAGTCTCCCGTTGGCGTCTCCAGCCGCTCGAATCCCGCCACGTACACGGGGATCCTGGATGAGGTCCGAAAGACGTTCGCCAAAGTCAACAAGGTCAGTCCGTCGCTGTTCAGCTTCAACTCAAAAGGCGCCTGCGAAAATTGTCAGGGGCTGGGCGTCGTCTACACCGACCTGGCGTACATGGACGAGGTCAAAACCCCGTGCGAGATATGCGGCGGCAAGCGCTTCAAGGACGAAGTGCTGACCTACAAATTCCACGACAAATCGATCTCCGATGTCTTGAACATGCCTGTTCGGGAAGCCCTGGAGTTTTTTGACGCCAAAGAAGTGGCGAAAGACGTTATGCGCAAACTGCAAGCCTTGAGCGATGTCGGACTGGACTATCTTACCCTGGGCCAGCCGCTGAGCACCCTCTCCGGCGGCGAATGCCAGCGCATCAAACTTGCCAGCGAACTGCACAAAAAAGGCAGCGTGTACGTGATGGACGAGCCGACGACCGGGCTGCACATGTCCGATATCGGCCACCTGCTCGCGATCATCAATCGTCTGGCGGACGCCGGAAACACAGTGATTATCATCGAGCACAACCTGGCGGTTATCAAGAACGCCGACTGGATCATCGACATGGGTCCTGAAGGCGGCAGCAAGGGCGGCAGAGTCATGTTCGAGGGCACGCCGCAGCAATTGCTGGATTGCAAACAATCACTGACAAGCGCATACCTGCGCGATTAG
- a CDS encoding transglutaminase-like domain-containing protein, whose protein sequence is MTRRFYAALAAAFALCSGSRAFAADIDRCYSVSIDGKAVGYDHFLFVHSPAGAKATDDALIKLSALGSPLDISTQSVTECGPNGAAPLSYTETTTRGDAVTVNRLRFGKQTAYWSQESSGVRTKREIALTPGVMLVAGTDSWDALLGKTTSGMRRYVAHVVDPTLGKSEQFVLTRAAGKPGDDEVWASTIETVAGPQPIVLRYRRAARTLVEIRFPNQKVVMRLAGREALKNFGSLDYTSHMFAVLETPLPNPDALTVLKLKVSAKIKLDHITLASLQHAPRQTFQGTVQNDQIDGVFTIRPGRYAGAHALAYPCAPNITAGQSQWLKADAFTESDDAQIKTLAKTITAPAKTTWDAASAIGRWVHDNIRYQITGSGARACLASRTGDCGPHSWLSIALCRAAGIPARIQGGALYTPLAGGSYAQHYWTEVWMGPRDGWIPIDSTTGEIGTFDPDHLTLWRLGSMDSMTVKVLDYAPKTATTASAAPALPRRANGLTAGYHESYDFLIDGKNVGAQTAALESLQNGAQHWTFRLDLKVPSAGQTITLTQSGSFDAADTGDPVSIDSATSGGGISQETKLSFKKDQATGTVTIGTLATPKTVALSAPSFLFLGNVLTTWSLATRSITLAADKPTTIPFFATEALQSLPITFTPLRADIFSAPDGKTIPCHVYTIAPIGSTLWIDDATGQLMKLTDDRQKLVVALK, encoded by the coding sequence ATGACCCGACGATTTTACGCCGCGCTCGCGGCGGCTTTTGCACTCTGCTCAGGTAGCCGCGCCTTCGCCGCCGATATTGATCGCTGCTATTCGGTCTCCATCGACGGCAAGGCGGTCGGCTACGACCATTTTCTTTTCGTTCACTCTCCGGCCGGCGCAAAGGCGACCGACGACGCGCTGATCAAGCTCAGCGCGCTCGGCTCCCCGCTGGACATCTCCACGCAATCCGTCACCGAATGCGGCCCGAACGGCGCCGCGCCCCTCTCATACACGGAAACCACCACGCGCGGCGACGCGGTCACCGTCAATCGATTGCGGTTCGGCAAACAGACCGCGTACTGGAGCCAGGAAAGCTCGGGAGTACGGACAAAACGAGAGATCGCGCTGACGCCAGGCGTGATGCTTGTCGCCGGAACCGACTCCTGGGATGCGCTTCTGGGGAAAACCACGAGCGGAATGCGCCGATACGTCGCCCACGTCGTCGATCCCACGCTGGGAAAGTCCGAGCAGTTCGTATTGACGCGCGCGGCGGGGAAGCCTGGCGACGATGAAGTTTGGGCGTCGACCATTGAAACTGTCGCGGGGCCGCAGCCGATCGTGCTGCGCTATCGCCGCGCGGCGCGTACGCTCGTCGAAATTCGATTTCCCAATCAGAAAGTCGTGATGCGGCTCGCCGGGCGGGAGGCCCTGAAGAACTTCGGCAGTCTCGACTACACCTCGCATATGTTCGCCGTACTGGAAACTCCCCTCCCCAATCCGGACGCGCTGACGGTTCTCAAGCTCAAGGTCTCGGCGAAGATCAAGCTGGACCATATCACACTGGCTTCGCTCCAGCATGCGCCGCGCCAGACGTTTCAGGGAACCGTCCAAAACGATCAGATCGACGGCGTGTTCACCATCCGTCCAGGCCGCTACGCCGGCGCCCACGCGCTCGCCTATCCCTGCGCCCCCAATATCACCGCCGGCCAATCTCAGTGGCTGAAGGCCGACGCATTCACGGAGTCGGACGACGCCCAGATCAAAACGCTGGCGAAGACCATCACGGCGCCCGCAAAGACGACCTGGGACGCGGCGTCCGCGATTGGGCGCTGGGTCCACGACAATATCCGTTACCAGATCACAGGGTCCGGCGCGCGGGCATGCCTCGCAAGCCGCACGGGCGACTGCGGTCCGCACTCGTGGCTCTCCATTGCGCTCTGCCGCGCCGCCGGCATCCCCGCGCGCATCCAGGGCGGCGCGCTCTACACCCCTCTCGCCGGCGGGTCCTACGCCCAGCACTACTGGACGGAAGTCTGGATGGGGCCGCGCGACGGCTGGATCCCCATAGATTCCACCACCGGCGAGATCGGGACATTCGATCCCGACCACCTTACCCTCTGGCGGCTGGGCAGCATGGATTCCATGACGGTCAAAGTCCTGGACTACGCGCCCAAGACCGCAACGACCGCGAGCGCCGCCCCCGCGCTCCCCCGCCGCGCCAATGGTCTCACCGCCGGCTATCACGAGAGCTACGATTTTCTCATCGATGGGAAAAATGTAGGCGCCCAAACCGCCGCCCTGGAATCCCTCCAGAACGGCGCGCAGCACTGGACCTTCCGGCTCGACTTGAAAGTCCCCAGCGCCGGGCAGACGATCACGCTCACGCAAAGCGGCTCCTTCGACGCCGCCGACACTGGCGACCCCGTGTCCATCGACAGCGCCACTTCCGGCGGCGGCATTTCCCAGGAAACCAAACTCTCCTTCAAAAAGGATCAAGCAACCGGCACCGTCACGATCGGAACGCTCGCGACGCCCAAGACCGTCGCGCTCTCCGCCCCGTCCTTCCTATTCCTGGGCAACGTCCTCACCACCTGGTCCCTGGCCACCCGCTCCATCACGCTCGCCGCCGACAAACCGACCACCATCCCCTTCTTCGCCACCGAAGCCCTGCAATCACTCCCCATCACCTTCACCCCACTCCGCGCCGACATCTTCTCCGCTCCCGACGGCAAGACAATCCCTTGCCACGTCTACACCATCGCCCCCATCGGCTCCACCCTGTGGATCGACGACGCCACCGGCCAGCTCATGAAACTCACAGACGACCGCCAGAAACTTGTGGTCGCGCTAAAATAG